CTGATTGACATCTGCAAGGAAACAAATGTGCTCAGCAGCCTTGTCTGTAAGTGGGTCTCCAGATGCTGAAAGAGGTCAGTACAGCGAAAAGAGTTGGACATGTATGCATTACCTTGCAGACGTCCTATCATAGCCAATCCTGTATCCAAAGCCGGTGGTGTCTTGGAAACGTGAGCTGTAATGATGTTTTGCAAATGAGCATCCTTGTACTGAGACTGCTCCAGTACAATAACAAATGCGTTGCAAATTCGGTTGACTTTGTTCTCCACTTGGTCATGCGAGAGCCGAGACTTGCTGTTGAGATCTTTCAACTTCGACGTCTCCTTGTACATGGTTTCAGATACGTCCTCATTACGAAGTTGGGCTAGAAGCAAGTCGATATGCTCTATCTTCTTGATCTGCATAACGATCTTTTCGAGGCTTGTCATGAATCTTTCCGGGTCGTGGTCGTGAAGGATGTTGAAATCAACGCGCTGATTACGGCAGGCAAAGAAGGCCTCGTCGTATCGTTCCGCTTCGATACTTCGACGAATCGCAGCCAACACAAGTGCTCGGGGATATATAGTCTCCAGATTGCCCCTAGGCATCTGCAGTACTACAGAGTACGTAGTGGGCATGACTGTGACGATCTTTGCTCCTCTTTCGATGCTCCTACATCGCTCATCTTTCTGTGGTTCGTCTGCAGGTACCTCAAGTTCTAAATGACCTTAGCAAATTGATTCAGAAGAATCATTTCGGAACTTACCGTCTGCATCAGCAAGGTGAACGAACTTGAGTAGATGCTGGGTAGTTGTGAAGATGAGATGCGCAGTAGTAGCTACAAAAGAGGTGCAATTGCGAACCAGTATCTGTTCATTGACGTACAACACTCCGCTCTTAGTCAATCCAAACGCCAGCGTCTGCGATCGTTAGCTTTTATCGCTAATATATCAACAGTGAGCTTACTTGTCCTTCGAATTTGACAACCTGGACTTCGGGCGCAAATGAAGGAAATTTGTGCACAAGCGTGCTTTGGGGCGGCAGATCCGTTGTTGTCTCATCTATCACTACCTGGTGCAATGCACCGTTGTGGAATTCTGTGTATAGTATGCCATGATCCACACTGGAGAGTAGTAGGGCGGTGCTGTCAGCCTCCACAATAGGTCCTTGGGGGAGCAACATGTCTCCTTCAGAGCGCCATAGAGAggcttcatcttcatccCAGGAATCAGTTAGTACAAATATTTGCCCATCACCCGCAAATGTGACATGGCGCGGTGAGTGGTCTTTGACTGCGCCGCTTCTCCACAGAAAGGCGGGCTTCAGAACAGGCCGCTTCTCCAAGTCAAGAGCATATACTGCAAGATCGCTGTCCGAGAGTACTGCCAAACGATTGCCAGATTTGGACAGCGCAACATTGACAGGTATTGATTCAAGTGCCAAAGTATGCAGTGACATTGGAGGCGGTATATTGGCGACTCGCAGAGGTGTAAGTTTGAGAGACACTTATAGCAGTCAGGTCAAGTTACAGAAGTGGTACAAAGGTTACGACTTACAGCCGTCTATCGAAGCAACCATACCATAGTCGTTCGGCGGTGCGACTGAGCCAGCGGAAATCGTAGAAGCATACTCCAATACTTGGACGGCGCCTTGCATTCTGTCAGTCAACACTTAATGAACTTTGTTGATGAATTGCTTACCATGAGTTGAAAGTGCTACTGCCAGTGGGCGCTCAGAATGCCAGTTGCACGCGACAGTCCGTGATGCAGTCTCTGGGAAAGAAAGTTCTTGCTTAAGATAGTAGTGGTAATTGCTCATTGTCCACAGCTGTACCTTGTTTTGATAAGATACAGCCAGTACGTTGGAGTCGCTATTCCACTTGAGAGTCAAAGGTGTTGTGAGGGCAGCAAGCTCTTCAGGGCTGAATCGAAGGTCGAACTCGCCGTGTCGTAGGCCGTTCCTCTCGAAGAATACCACTTCAATCTTGTCGGAGGTACGACGAATGCTTGCAATCAAATTGCCTGATGGCCGCCAGCTAAGAGCTCCCTCAAGACCATCAACGGGCTCGCTAACACTGTCTAGCTGTCCTTCGCGGGAATATACTCTGATCATGCGACGACGTTCCTCTTCGACTTTGCTCACCGCAAACCAGGCACCATCGCCTCTCCAGCTGATGGTAATGGAACGATCATCTAAAGGACTCAGTACGCCCTCGTCGACCGTCTCTGGTACAGTAGGATCCTGAAGTGCTCTTGCACGTTTGCCTTTGAATTGCGTCTCTTTCTTTCCCCATCCCACAGACACGTGACTGGATGCATTGACATCTTCCGGAGTGAGGTTGAGGCTTGCTATGTTTTCGATATCGCGACTCATCAATAATAATGTGTCCGCGAGTGTGGTGATGGCAAGGAGTTCCTCATCAGGCGACCATGCGGCTGCAGAAATTCCAACGTCAACCGAGCCTACGATTTCAACAAGCTCTTCGGTAGAAATTTGATTTTCTCTGACGAGAACAATGTCTCCTCCGGCCAGTATTAGACATGTTGTAGCCGTATCGGCAAAGTGGTGCAGACTCAGGATTGAGTCATGGGTAAGCGAGGGCAGTGGACATGGCGCATCCCACGATGCAATACTCTCCAGCTTTTCCTCACCACTGGTACGTGTGTGATGCAGTCTTTTAAGTTCGATGGTCGCACGTGATTCAGAGGGACCGAAGGCGCATACCAGTGCATTTGAGGCGGCGTCCCAGGCAGTCGCAGTTAGCGGAAGTGGCTCCTCTCCGGCAAATCGCAGGAGCGATCTACCCACGATGTTAAGATTTCGCATCGCCGTAGTATCATGGGGTTGAAGATTGTCAGTCAGAGGTGTGAGTTTTGCGCCCAATCAGTCGGGCTAGGTATGAGTGGTCGCGAATTTTTGGTGATGCTAGCGCCGAACTTCTAACTTACCGAACGGTAATGCATCACATCATCAGAGTCAGGTGAGGTGTTGCAGAGCTAGCTTTCGAGACGACCACTGCCAGTCAACGTCCTATCTATACCGTCGTCCACTGCCCTGCTGTGCACGGTGTGAACATCTTTCAAATGAAATTCGCTAATCGCAAAGTGGCAGATCAGTGCTCGTCATCGCAATGCACGACATCGTGACTTCATGCACAGCACATATTGACGTTTCGTGAGAGACAGACAATGAAATTGATGCTGTAATGTCTATATATCCGTCCGAAAGACTCTCTGATCTTCTACAGATGCCCTGTCCGTCCAATGTCCGAAAGCCATGTCCACGCTCCAGGTGAATGCATTTATTTGTTCTTCTTGGTTTGCCAAACTGTAATGACGCTGTTGTCAGTTCTGGAAATGCAAAAGCGAGAGTGCGAAGTCGTGTCTCACCAGCAAGGAGGAAGGGAAGGGAGAATCCGGTAGCTGTCTCAATTAGCGGATGTCGTGCCATTGAAGACTCCAAAGCTCACCCATGAAGCCCCAGTACTTGAATGCGAAGCCCCTCTTCAGCGGGTCAAAGGGCAAGTTGCTGCGCGGGCCCTCGGGGTAGTGGTATGGGCTGCCGAGCTGGGCGCGGGTGGATTGGAAGCCGCGGCGGGCGACGAGAGTTGGGGCCGAGGCGGCGCGGAAGGTAGCACGGGCGAGCATCTTGCGAAATCAGTACCTGGAGCAATTGAAGGGGTATATGGGCATACTTTTGCTGGGTGGTAGAGTGGAGAGGTTGCGGAGGTCATTGGTATGCTGCGTCGCTCCTGGCGCCATCGATGTCAGTCTTGGCGATACCGATAGGGTCCGTGCATCCATGTATCCGTCATAAACCTTTTTTGTCTCAACGTTCGCGCCCTCCGGACTACTTGTCGCGCCGAACCCCCCAGGTCCCGACAGCCCGCTCTTACCTTCCACCCT
This sequence is a window from Pyrenophora tritici-repentis strain M4 chromosome 4, whole genome shotgun sequence. Protein-coding genes within it:
- a CDS encoding COX7C domain containing protein, with translation MLARATFRAASAPTLVARRGFQSTRAQLGSPYHYPEGPRSNLPFDPLKRGFAFKYWGFMATGFSLPFLLAVWQTKKNK
- a CDS encoding IkappaB kinase complex, IKAP component, whose amino-acid sequence is MRNLNIVGRSLLRFAGEEPLPLTATAWDAASNALVCAFGPSESRATIELKRLHHTRTSGEEKLESIASWDAPCPLPSLTHDSILSLHHFADTATTCLILAGGDIVLVRENQISTEELVEIVGSVDVGISAAAWSPDEELLAITTLADTLLLMSRDIENIASLNLTPEDVNASSHVSVGWGKKETQFKGKRARALQDPTVPETVDEGVLSPLDDRSITISWRGDGAWFAVSKVEEERRRMIRVYSREGQLDSVSEPVDGLEGALSWRPSGNLIASIRRTSDKIEVVFFERNGLRHGEFDLRFSPEELAALTTPLTLKWNSDSNVLAVSYQNKVQLWTMSNYHYYLKQELSFPETASRTVACNWHSERPLAVALSTHGAVQVLEYASTISAGSVAPPNDYGMVASIDGLSLKLTPLRVANIPPPMSLHTLALESIPVNVALSKSGNRLAVLSDSDLAVYALDLEKRPVLKPAFLWRSGAVKDHSPRHVTFAGDGQIFVLTDSWDEDEASLWRSEGDMLLPQGPIVEADSTALLLSSVDHGILYTEFHNGALHQVVIDETTTDLPPQSTLVHKFPSFAPEVQVVKFEGQTLAFGLTKSGVLYVNEQILVRNCTSFVATTAHLIFTTTQHLLKFVHLADADELEVPADEPQKDERCRSIERGAKIVTVMPTTYSVVLQMPRGNLETIYPRALVLAAIRRSIEAERYDEAFFACRNQRVDFNILHDHDPERFMTSLEKIVMQIKKIEHIDLLLAQLRNEDVSETMYKETSKLKDLNSKSRLSHDQVENKVNRICNAFVIVLEQSQYKDAHLQNIITAHVSKTPPALDTGLAMIGRLQASGDPLTDKAAEHICFLADVNQLYDTSLGLYNLDLALLIAQQSQKDPREYLPHLQSLQDLPETRRKFKIDDQLGRRAKALTHLKDLQAFDEVQDYVQKHDLYPEALSMYQYDNSRLKEIMRLYADFLSTNNKNKEAALAYEYLNDHASAWPCYRSANLWREALSSAILADVGTEELTSIATDLAEGLTESKDYLAASTITLEYLSDLSSAARLLCRGCYFSEAIRTVTLRREPDLITSVVDPGLIERSADMTEFLAEMKGQLQAQVPRLKDLRAKKAEDPMAFYEGMLDGGDANIPDNISLAPTDTTSGGTFMTRYTNATGTVNTTTTRKTSKNKRREERKRARGKKGTVYEEEYLTNSIERLIERINSMQDEIQRLVEGLVRRGMRERADAVSNAVREVVEKCQDAVKEMYPSATDAAIATEGANGIVGVGADGETMRPTGGDATLWDSLQEVGKKREVPVVKLFERLSLLG